A portion of the Cellulophaga algicola DSM 14237 genome contains these proteins:
- a CDS encoding YHYH protein has protein sequence MNRSKRILTVCATLVIISLIFIFGAGNLNTTRNLPISTDDIIKEAYFNATSLLSYKKVACTLDDGTTGDCYELVFSSNPVEDGPYCPETIEDIGGLGTYDGKTNPGFQVLKASLFHAMESDGYDIIDDQGKIRMDDFNSGRPDPNFDYCLAAAPDNDLKLTFLIPAQPKLSETNNVIETIELVGVSLDGVPINGNPPSVVNGPPIPNATGGNIPSLDPCGGHNDPAGYYHWHFVPEVMNQVLAAHHITEVACTLIEQVATVKLMGFAKDGFPIYAYAQEPSDVDDCGGRTAKTAEYPDGIYHYIASTTRAPNVPKCLKGVAAARGFKFR, from the coding sequence TCTAAACGAATACTTACTGTTTGCGCTACACTCGTGATAATTTCACTAATTTTTATTTTTGGTGCGGGCAACCTGAATACTACTCGTAATTTGCCTATCTCAACAGATGACATTATTAAAGAAGCCTATTTTAATGCTACCTCTTTACTATCCTATAAAAAAGTAGCTTGTACATTAGACGACGGCACTACGGGAGATTGTTATGAATTGGTATTTTCTAGCAACCCAGTAGAAGATGGACCTTACTGTCCTGAAACTATTGAAGATATAGGTGGTTTAGGTACTTATGATGGCAAAACAAATCCTGGTTTTCAAGTACTAAAGGCTAGCTTGTTTCATGCTATGGAATCCGATGGTTACGATATCATAGATGATCAAGGAAAAATTAGAATGGATGACTTTAATTCTGGGCGACCAGATCCTAATTTTGATTATTGTTTGGCTGCAGCTCCTGATAATGATTTAAAACTTACCTTCTTAATTCCTGCACAACCGAAGCTATCTGAAACTAATAATGTTATTGAAACTATTGAATTAGTGGGTGTTTCTCTAGATGGCGTCCCCATTAATGGTAATCCTCCTTCAGTGGTCAATGGTCCACCAATACCAAATGCTACTGGAGGTAACATCCCTTCTTTAGATCCTTGTGGCGGTCACAATGATCCTGCTGGGTATTACCACTGGCATTTTGTGCCAGAAGTAATGAACCAGGTTTTAGCCGCTCATCATATTACAGAAGTCGCGTGTACCTTAATAGAACAAGTGGCAACGGTAAAACTCATGGGTTTTGCTAAAGATGGTTTCCCTATCTATGCCTATGCACAAGAACCTTCAGATGTAGATGATTGTGGTGGCAGAACAGCAAAGACCGCAGAATATCCTGATGGAATTTATCATTATATTGCCAGTACAACTAGAGCTCCCAACGTTCCTAAATGCTTAAAAGGAGTCGCAGCTGCACGTGGTTTTAAGTTTAGATAA